One Bos indicus isolate NIAB-ARS_2022 breed Sahiwal x Tharparkar chromosome 10, NIAB-ARS_B.indTharparkar_mat_pri_1.0, whole genome shotgun sequence DNA window includes the following coding sequences:
- the RPS27L gene encoding ribosomal protein eS27-like isoform X1: MARLFRAWRTCWDLPERRGEPGPARAWNWKPGAALGCGLELLVGRELLPAYLTQPSWVSLARDLLHPSLDEEKKKHKKKRLVQSPNSYFMDVKCPGCYKITTVFSHAQTVVLCVGCSTVLCQPTGGKARLTEGCSFRRKQH; the protein is encoded by the exons ATGGCGCGGCTCTTTCGCGCGTGGCGGACTTGTTGGGACTTGCCCGAGCGGCGCGGCGAGCCGGGCCCTGCCAGGGCGTGGAACTGGAAGCCCGGCGCCGCCCTGGGCTGCGGTCTGGAGTTGCTGGTTGGCAGGGAACTGCTCCCTGCGTACCTTACTCAGCCCTCCTGGGTTTCG tTAGCTAGAGATTTACTGCATCCTTCCTTGGacgaggaaaagaaaaaacataaaaagaaacggCTGGTTCAAAGTCCAAATTCTTACTTCATGGATGTAAAATGTCCAG GTTGCTACAAGATTACCACGGTCTTCAGCCATGCTCAGACAGTAGTGCTTTGCGTAGGCTGTTCAACAGTGCTGTGCCAGCCAACAGGAGGAAAGGCCAGACTCACAGAAG GCTGTTCATTTAGAAGGAAGCAACACTAA
- the RPS27L gene encoding ribosomal protein eS27-like isoform X3, producing the protein MPLARDLLHPSLDEEKKKHKKKRLVQSPNSYFMDVKCPGCYKITTVFSHAQTVVLCVGCSTVLCQPTGGKARLTEGCSFRRKQH; encoded by the exons ATGCCT tTAGCTAGAGATTTACTGCATCCTTCCTTGGacgaggaaaagaaaaaacataaaaagaaacggCTGGTTCAAAGTCCAAATTCTTACTTCATGGATGTAAAATGTCCAG GTTGCTACAAGATTACCACGGTCTTCAGCCATGCTCAGACAGTAGTGCTTTGCGTAGGCTGTTCAACAGTGCTGTGCCAGCCAACAGGAGGAAAGGCCAGACTCACAGAAG GCTGTTCATTTAGAAGGAAGCAACACTAA
- the RPS27L gene encoding ribosomal protein eS27-like isoform X2: protein MGARLSTSPLPELADPGRSQPLPPRGAPRGTSPPLRSSQPPVSRKLTPRASSRAARWGCRLRDLHGLGLRKDQHACCYKITTVFSHAQTVVLCVGCSTVLCQPTGGKARLTEGCSFRRKQH, encoded by the exons ATGGGCGCGCGCCTCAGCACCTCCCCTCTCCCGGAACTCGCGGATCCCGGCCGGAGCCAGCCCCTACCACCGAGAGGTGCGCCTAGAGGGACGAGCCCGCCGCTTCGCTCCTCCCAGCCTCCAGTATCCCGGAAGTTGACGCCGCGCGCTTCGTCGCGTGCTGCTCGCTGGGGTTGTCGCCTTAGAGATCTGCACGGGCTGGGCTTGCGAAAGGATCAACATGCCT GTTGCTACAAGATTACCACGGTCTTCAGCCATGCTCAGACAGTAGTGCTTTGCGTAGGCTGTTCAACAGTGCTGTGCCAGCCAACAGGAGGAAAGGCCAGACTCACAGAAG GCTGTTCATTTAGAAGGAAGCAACACTAA